The following coding sequences lie in one Fusarium poae strain DAOMC 252244 chromosome 1, whole genome shotgun sequence genomic window:
- the PRP5 gene encoding pre-mRNA processing RNA-helicase (BUSCO:6233at5125), with protein MARPRDSRSPSPAGSTHSSRRFRSDDRRDRDRRNDGRDHRRRTRSRSPDPRNRDRDRDRDRARDRDNYRRRDRSLDRRDDNHYRGGRRDNRERDRRRSRDRFDDRIRSPMTDRRRNRSRDYERDVRRRDDSRSRVSGRREGTTDSPARSNRDDGRNQKTPLGDSGSGGASQVQTPKAEGGQADVDKKAERLAKLEAWKKKKESASQKQKEVNPSQTRNLLAEMDKKASGASSKTVSPSLSAAASPAATPNVESPAASYSGKFDPKAIAKKSAASRANDASKPALGSLEGQPEKISVPVKQATTASALPANRTKASGFGFVKTNAETEKLAAKRKLDLDEEDTTKRKLTKLPALPIEADDTPYADQDDDESDGDNFAENEEEAAAAARAAHERRLQAENQMDTGEEDTRPTDVPTNGDVTTNNDAALSEPVTQMEVDEEDDVDPLDAFMADLKQTDVRQPSKTSATQKVQEPEAYFSDDAYDFNKKDEGDASALLAISAKRKKKDIPTIDYSKIEIEPIRKNFWHEPAELSLLTEAEVADLRLELDGIKVNGKDVPKPVQKWAQCGLTRQTLDVIDNLGYEKPTPIQMQALPALMSGRDVIGVAKTGSGKTVAFLLPMFRHIKDQPPLKDTDGPIGLIMTPTRELAVQIHRDCKPFLKMMGLRSVCAYGGAPIREQIAELKRGAEIIVCTPGRMIDLLAANQGRVTNLKRVTYVVLDEADRMFDMGFEPQVMKIFANMRPDRQTILFSATMPRIIDSLTKKVLKNPIEVTVGGRSVVAKEIEQIVEVRDEPSKFHRVLELLGELYDRDEDARTLIFVERQEKADDLLKELMMKGYPCMSIHGGKDQIDRDSTISDFKKGVVPILIATSVAARGLDVKQLKLVINYDAPNHLEDYVHRAGRTGRAGNTGVAVTFVTPEQENCAPGIAKALEQSGQPVPDRLNEMRKAHREKVKSGKAKDTSGFGGKGLDRLDQEREAARLRERKVHKAEGEEEEVTEDKKEEEDEKAEKALDAIRAAASGVLARESAKTEDADAKSMPPVKTSGVVKDKAKDPLDKVSSAVSAINSRLGKAGQLRAGQPIDNKGPDAGAFHATLEINDFPQKARWAVTNRTNVAKILEATGTSITTKGNFYPAGKEVPAGAEPKLYILIEGDTEVVVSSALTELTRLLREGTIAAVDADSRAPASGRYTIT; from the exons ATGGCTCGACCGAGAGACTCGCGCTCACCAAGTCCTGCAGGCAGCACCCACAGTTCCCGTCGTTTCCGCAGCGATGATCGCCGGGATAGGGATCGTCGCAACGATGGAAGGGACCATCGTCGGCGCACCAGATCTCGCAGTCCAGAC CCCCGAAATCGCGACCGAGACAGAGACCGTGACCGTGCACGAGATCGAGACAACTACCGCCGAAGAGACCGTTCCCTAGATCGACGAGATGATAACCATTATCGAGGTGGGCGAAGAGACAATCGAGAACGAGATCGCCGAAGATCGCGAGACCGCTTTGATGATCGCATTCGGTCGCCCATGACCGACCGACGACGCAACCGCAGCCGAGACTATGAGCGGGATGTGAGAAGGCGAGATGATTCCCGCAGCCGTGTCTCTGGGCGCCGTGAGGGTACGACTGACTCTCCTGCTCGTAGCAACCGTGATGATGGCAGAAATCAGAAGACGCCACTCGGTGACAGCGGCAGCGGAGGTGCTAGTCAG GTACAAACTCCCAAAGCTGAGGGCGGGCAAGCTGATGTCGACAAGAAGGCCGAACGACTGGCCAAGCTTGAAgcatggaagaagaagaaggagagtgCAAGCCAGAAGCAAAAAGAGGTAAACCCCAGTCAGACAAGGAATCTCCTTGCTGAAATGGACAAGAAGGCAAGCGGAGCGTCGTCCAAAACAGTTTCCCCTTCGCTTTCCGCTGCTGCTTCACCTGCTGCGACGCCAAATGTCGAATCCCCCGCTGCCTCCTACTCTGGCAAGTTTGATCCCAAGGCCATCGCCAAGAAGTCGGCAGCTTCCCGGGCGAACGACGCTTCCAAACCTGCACTTGGCTCCCTAGAGGGACAGCCTGAAAAGATTTCGGTCCCGGTCAAGCAAGCCACCACTG CATCCGCTCTTCCTGCGAACAGAACAAAAGCAAGTGGCTTTGGCTTCGTCAAAACCAATGCAGAGACCGAGAAGCTTGCCGCTAAGCGAaagcttgaccttgacgaGGAAGACACCACTAAGCGGAAGCTTACTAAACTCCCTGCCCTCCCTATTGAGGCTGATGACACTCCATACGCTGACCAGGATGACGACGAGTCCGATGGTGATAACTTTGCCGAGaacgaggaagaggctgctgctgctgcccgTGCAGCTCATGAGCGGCGTTTGCAGGCCGAGAACCAGATGGATACAGGCGAGGAAGATACCAGACCCACGGATGTGCCAACAAACGGTGATGTGACAACGAACAATGACGCTGCCCTGTCCGAACCTGTCACGCAGATGGAAGttgacgaagaagacgatgtcGATCCTTTAGATGCGTTCATGGCGGATCTAAAGCAGACTGATGTGAGACAACCCAGCAAAACATCGGCAACACAAAAAGTCCAGGAGCCTGAGGCCTACTTCAGTGATGATGCATATGACTTCAACAAGAAGGACGAAGGCGATGCAAGCGCTCTGCTGGCCATATCAGCAAAgcggaagaagaaggatatcCCGACAATTGATTACAGCAAGATCGAGATCGAGCCTATCCGCAAGAACTTTTGGCATGAGCCTGCCGAGTTAAGTCTTCTTACGGAGGCTGAGGTGGCTGACCTTCGCCTGGAACTTGATGGTATTAAGGTCAATGGAAAAGACGTCCCCAAGCCTGTTCAGAAGTGGGCTCAATGTGGTCTCACACGCCAAACACTGGATGTCATTGACAACTTGGGTTACGAAAAGCCCACTCCCATTCAGATGCAGGCACTCCCGGCTCTAATGTCCGGTCGTGATGTTATTGGTGTTGCCAAAACTGGTTCTGGAAAGACGGTTGCTTTCCTGCTTCCCATGTTCCGACATATCAAGGATCAGCCCCCTCTTAAGGATACAGATGGCCCTATTGGATTGATCATGACCCCTACTCGAGAACTTGCCGTTCAGATCCATCGAGACTGCAAACCTTTCCTCAAAATGATGGGTCTTCGTTCTGTTTGTGCTTATGGTGGAGCGCCTATTCGGGAACAGATTGCAGAGCTCAAGCGTGGTGCAGAGATCATTGTATGCACGCCTGGTCGTATGATTGATCTCTTGGCTGCGAACCAAGGTCGGGTCACCAACTTGAAGAGAGTTACGTATGTTGTGCTTGATGAGGCCGATCGAATGTTTGACATGGGTTTCGAACCCCAGGTCATGAAGATCTTTGCAAACATGCGACCCGATAGGCAGACAATCCTCTTCTCGGCCACTATGCCTCGTATCATCGACTCGCTGACCAAGAAGGTGCTTAAGAACCCCATTGAGGTCACAGTCGGTGGACGCAGTGTCGTGGCAAAGGAGATCGAACAAATCGTCGAAGTCCGAGACGAGCCGTCTAAGTTTCACCGTGTTCTTGAACTTCTTGGAGAACTATATGACCGCGATGAAGATGCTCGTACCTTGATCTTTGTCGAGCGACAAGAGAAGGCGGATGACTTGCTCAAAGAGCTGATGATGAAAGGCTATCCCTGTATGTCAATCCATGGAGGCAAGGACCAGATCGACCGTGATTCCACTATTTCGGATTTCAAGAAGGGTGTTGTACCTATCTTGATTGCCACTTCGGTAGCAGCCCGAGGTCTTGATGTCAAGCAGCTCAAGCTTGTTATCAACTACGACGCTCCTAATCATTTGGAAGATTATGTGCATCGTGCAGGTCGAACTGGTCGGGCCGGTAACACTGGTGTTGCTGTCACTTTTGTTACACCTGAACAGGAGAATTGTGCACCAGGCATTGCCAAGGCTCTTGAACAGAGTGGGCAGCCCGTGCCTGATAGGCTCAACGAGATGAGAAAAGCCCATAGAGAAAAGGTCAAGTCTGGAAAGGCTAAAGACACGTCAGGTTTCGGCGGCAAGGGTCTCGACCGTCTCGATCAGGAACGAGAAGCGGCTCGTCTGCGTGAGCGTAAGGTTCACAAGGCCGAgggtgaggaagaggaggtaaccgaggacaagaaggaggaagaggacgaaAAGGCAGAGAAGGCGCTTGACGCAATCCGAGCTGCAGCATCTGGTGTGCTGGCTCGCGAGTCAGCCAAGACTGAAGATGCAGACGCGAAATCCATGCCACCAGTCAAGACTAGTGGTGTGGTAAAGGACAAGGCTAAGGACCCATTGGACAAGGTCAGTTCTGCCGTCAGCGCCATCAACAGCCGACTTGGAAAGGCTGGCCAACTTCGTGCTGGCCAACCCATCGACAACAAGGGCCCAGATGCTGGTGCTTTCCACGCCACGTTGGAGATCAACGATTTCCCTCAAAAGGCCAGGTGGGCTGTCACCAACAGAACCAACGTGGCAAAGATTCTGGAAGCTACAGGTACATCAATAACGACAAAGGGCAACTTCTACCCGGCTGGCAAGGAGGTGCCTGCTGGAGCCGAGCCCAAGTTGTATATTCTTATTGAAGGTGATACCGAAGTTGTCGTCAGCTCTGCCCTTACCGAACTCACACGCTTGTTGCGGGAAGGAACAATTGCTGCTGTAGATGCCGATAGTCGAGCACCTGCCAGTGGACGATACACGATCACTTAA
- a CDS encoding hypothetical protein (BUSCO:52553at5125): MAGLVGYASSDEEESTQAITPPQPKKNEPATITRDAGVESRTQEAKKKSTASAPKPKSPGAVAVEPAQQNAVPLGPSLPPMEEAVMDDQDPAYRPASPYSANRALLRDLTLPSAPNMDIPPSPPGSPPPGANKKFEQFLELKKKGTHFNAKLEQSSALKNPSLMDKLMRFVEIDERHQYSTTLPTDLWNPTAFPEWASKDRLRKTNDKVTKEKDVERTSGTRTAVDFVPSASVGGHDTTIKGGLSKSEKRKSGWN, translated from the exons ATGGCCGGCTTAGTAGGATACGCAAGCAGCGACGAAGAAGAGAGTACCCAGGCAATCACTCCTCCCCAACCGAAAAAAAAT GAACCCGCGACCATTACCCGAGATGCAGGCGTTGAATCACGGACTCAAGAGGCAAAGAAGAAGTCTACTGCATCAG CGCCTAAACCTAAGAGCCCTGGTGCAGTTGCTGTCGAACCTGCCCAACAAAATGCAGTGCCATTGGGACCGTCTTTACCACCCATGGAAGAGGCTGTCATGGATGACCAGGATCCAGCATATAGACCAGCCTCACCATACTCAGCAAATCGTGCTCTTCTTCGCGACCTCACATTGCCGTCGGCACCTAATATGGATATCCCACCGTCACCGCCAGGCTCACCACCACCTGGAGCCAACAAGAAATTCGAGCAATTCCTTGAGCTGAAAAAGAAGGGAACTCATTTTAACGCCAAGCTGGAGCAGTCTTCCGCTCTGAAAAATCCAAGTCTGATGGATAAACTGATGAGATTTGTCGAAATTGATGAACGACATCAGTATTCTACCACACTGCCAACCGACCTCTGGAATCCTACAGCCTTCCCGGAATGGGCTTCCAAGGACAGACTACGAAAGACTAATGATAAAGTAACCAAGGAGAAGGACGTGGAGAGAACAAGTGGTACAAGAACAGCCGTTGATTTTGTCCCTTCGGCAAGTGTAGGGGGCCACGACACGACGATTAAGGGCGGACTCTCGAAAagtgaaaagaggaaaagtGGATGGAATTAG
- a CDS encoding hypothetical protein (TransMembrane:1 (i29-53o)~BUSCO:37830at5125), with translation MSEKNDVTQTENGVPKTKKRTCARHCKRFWWVYLIILCIITVIVVPVIIFVAVPKIAQSKINEAELEIESVQILETEEGAYLMKIDSSITTDGKIHASVDPFEAEMYLEDWPAHVPFATVDMPETNSNKHQVVNVTQHVKIADMEEFTRFNIWFHNNETLRVTVNGKTKVKPSGLTRKYGVTFKKTVELKGLNHFAGTEVTEGHIGFGDGTDEPNFNGTTVIPNASVFTLDNGNVTFTNFVGDVEVGTLTIPNLLLKPGDNVVNITANMNQTLVLNAVQEEPYCKTGILPFKLLGKTVMNHGENLTYFAAALGSSNQTVEIDIGAIIKKSIGYDVKCKKD, from the exons ATGTCGGAGAAGAACGACGTGACCCAGACCGAGAATGGGGttcccaagaccaagaagcgTACCTGCGCGAGACACTGCAAGCGCTTCTGGTGGGTGtatctcatcatcctctGCATCATTACCGTCATTGTGGTTCCTGTGAT AATCTTTGTTGCTGTCCCCAAGATTGCTCAGAGCAAAATCAACGAGGCTGAGCTCGAGATCGAAAGCGTTCAAATCCTCGAAACCGAGGAGGGCGCGTATCTCATGAAGATCGATTCTTCCATTACCACCGATGGCAAGATCCATGCATCAGTTGATCCATTTGAGGCCGAAATGTATCTCGAAGACTGGCCAGCACATGTGCCATTTGCGACAGTGGACATGCCCGAgaccaacagcaacaaacACCAGGTCGTCAACGTTACCCAACATGTTAAAATCGCCGACATGGAAGAGTTTACTCGATTCAACATCTGGTTCCACAACAACGAAACGCTGCGTGTCACTGTCAATGGCAAGACAAAGGTCAAGCCAAGTGGTCTGACGCGCAAGTACGGTGTCACCTTTAAGAAGACAGTTGAGCTCAAGGGACTTAACCACTTTGCTGGCACCGAGGTTACCGAAGGCCACATTGGTTTTGGTGATGGTACGGATGAGCCCAACTTTAACGGTACCACCGTGATTCCAAACGCTTCTGTCTTCACCCTTGACAAC GGAAATGTTACCTTTACAAATTTCGTCGGAGACGTAGAAGTTGGTACTCTCACAATTCCAAACTTACTCCTTAAGCCAGGCGACAATGTTGTCAACATCACCGCCAACATGAACCAAACCTTGGTTCTGAACGCCGTTCAGGAGGAGCCCTACTGCAAGACTGGCATTCTTCCCTTCAAGCTGTTGGGCAAGACGGTCATGAACCACGGCGAGAATCTCACATATTTCGCCGCAGCGTTGGGAAGCTCAAACCAGACTGTCGAAATCGACATTGGTGCCATCATAAAGAAGAGCATTGGGTATGATGTGAAATGCAAAAAGGATTAA
- a CDS encoding hypothetical protein (BUSCO:28113at5125): MAKVFDAAEVAKHNTPESCWVILYGKVYDVTEFLPSHPGGKKIILKLAGKDATDEYDPVHPPGTLEENLKPEHVLGEVNPETLSQSQSTGEKDVTQSREDQPPPLASLMNLDEIEQEATKRISKKAWAYYFSAADDLFSKSYNNQVFKNILIRPRVFVDCTACDISTTLIGNKVGLPIFVSPAAMARLAHPDGERGIAKACARFGAMQIVSNNASMTPEQIIEGAKPGQTFGWQLYVQNQRDKSEAMLKRINSMRDYYKFVCLTLDAPVPGKRELDEKQNFDYSEPGPASGESKPGAGGVGQQLFFGTAADLTWKTTLPWLAAHTDLPIVLKGLQTHEDAYLAAKYAPQVKAIILSNHGGRAADTAPPAMHTLLEIRKYCPEVLSKVQIWIDGGIKRGTDVVKALCLGASGVGIGRAALFGLGAGGQAGVERTLEILEAETATCMRLLGAKNISELGPRFVNARQVERDIYDGDSGLDRQGLWTKSKL, translated from the exons ATGGCCAAGGTCTTTGACGCGGCTGAAG TGGCCAAGCACAACACTCCAGAGAGCTGTTGGGTCATCCTTTACGGAAAGGTCTACGACGTGACCGAGTTTCTACCATCTCACCCAGGCGGTAAGAAGATCATCTTGAAGCTTGCTGGAAAGGACGCCACCGACGAATATGATCCCGTTCACCCGCCTGGTACCCTCGAGGAGAACCTCAAGCCCGAACACGTTCTCGGTGAAGTCAATCCCGAAACACTCTCACAATCTCAATCGACTGGCGAAAAGGACGTCACACAATCTAGAGAAGATCAACCTCCACCATTGGCATCGCTCATGAATCTTGACGAGATCGAGCAAGAAGCAACGAAGCGCATTTCCAAAAAGGCATGGGCGTACTATTTCTCTGCTGCAGATGATCTGTTCTCAAAGAGCTACAACAATCAGGTTTTCAAGAATATTCTCATTCGACCACGCGTCTTTGTCGATTGCACAGCCTGCGACATCTCAACAACATTAATCGGTAATAAAGTCGGACTACCAATCTTCGTATCTCCAGCCGCAATGGCTCGATTAGCTCATCCTGACGGCGAGCGAGGTATCGCCAAAGCATGCGCTCGGTTTGGCGCCATGCAAATCGTATCTAATAATGCCTCCATGACTCCTGAGCAGATCATTGAGGGCGCGAAGCCGGGCCAGACCTTTGGGTGGCAACTCTATGTTCAAAATCAGCGGGACAAGAGTGAGGCTATGCTCAAACGCATCAACTCCATGCGAGACTATTACAAGTTTGTTTGCTTGACACTGGATGCGCCTGTTCCAGGAAAGCGTGAATTAGATGAGAAGCAAAACTTTGACTACTCCGAGCCGGGTCCTGCCAGCGGCGAGAGCAAGCCCGGCGCTGGAGGCGTTGGTCAGCAGCTATTCTTTGGTACGGCTGCTGACTTGACGTGGAAGACGACCCTTCCATGGCTAGCGGCTCATACCGATCTGCCCATTGTACTCAAGGGTCTTCAAACTCATGAAGATGCGTACCTAGCGGCCAAGTATGCTCCTCAGGTGAAGGCCATCATCCTGTCCAACCATGGTGGTCGCGCTGCCGACACAGCCCCTCCAGCCATGCATACATTGCTCGAGATCCGCAAGTACTGCCCCGAGGTTCTGAGCAAAGTTCAAATATGGATTGACGGAGGCATTAAGCGAGGAACAGACGTTGTAAAGGCGTTGTGCCTGGGCGCCAGCGGCGTTGGTATTGGACGTGCTGCGCTGTTCGGGCTTGGTGCTGGTGGCCAAGCCGGTGTCGAGCGCACACTTGAGA TTCTCGAGGCCGAAACAGCAACGTGTATGCGTCTGCTCGGTGCCAAGAACATATCGGAACTTGGCCCCAGATTC GTGAATGCTCGACAGGTGGAACGGGATATCTACGATGGAGATTCTGGGCTGGATCGTCAAGGCCTATGGACAAAGTCTAAGCTGTGA
- a CDS encoding hypothetical protein (BUSCO:18986at5125): MGRRSRSSPTLSNVTEAPGPTNSTAPETLNNIATSLPAESAGSSTSHPPTATSPTASATSSTRPGFLSRFSLPLSLPLRNRNRNVTDFHIRAEEPHRRYSAGDNVRGAVVIVIVKPVRITHLTVSLHGYVRVLKDPTSVAKAQGTIVLPQNGDAARPRYHGNGLASLFQDEQVLSGEGRLEPGRYEFGFDLLFPDKGLPSSIDFERGTVSYMVTATLTRPTSIAPTSSCERKVMLVENVDVGLLHTPRPRTIFLEPISKRNRRRKSMVIDKSSAAHSEINEVNTGHELTETPTEDYREHTTDPRSPIQSDLRSEVSGESGVSNSTSLSRPEVPLSQVGTLTSAKQQAVDKKTITATVELLKGGCLPGDAISVRVTVQHTKRVKSMTGVIVTLLRQGKIDSNPPKAFFDESMSQEDIARIDKDDVFPRSRTGLGGLSLTSSSSTSIFRKDLDQNIAPLIIDPNTMQTSVTVTVKLPDDSFPTIKGVPGEMISFKYLVEVVVDLGGRLSTQMQTGPARFGAYGHGSTDNNTYGPRRGANIADTSQMRHEKGVIAVSMETVVGTSDSSRGRKKSRASPTSRSVQILESDEEEVIGQEPNYGEGPALEHYPGNGPTSPAGYFSPHTNGSRLPSIPSHPPQPYSQVPPLPVSSHSRGFSGSSSNGFGSSSAAPSYIPPPEIQNQNNLSEKERIRQAETRLLPSQPPVAGPSRSPNQDDEDIYDAEDTPRVPDLGAGFDLSMPSAPSAPEAGPSAPTEDDVELAAVPSSGVAEDKQELERRRLLNEASAPPDVPEDMQRRRIDGPSTEVDTEAEGSAPSAPSAPLVDDYDEFPGYGSGSGPSSGSRHGGGEQLPAYQR, from the exons ATGGGTCGCCGGTCGAGGTCTTCTCCCACGCTCTCTAACGTTACAGAAGCTCCTGGTCCTACGAACTCGACGGCTCCCGAAACTCTCAATAACATCGCGACATCCCTTCCAGCCGAGTCTGCCGGCTCCTCCACCTCCCACCCTCCAACGGCGACGTCACCTACAGCATCTGCCACCTCCTCTACGCGCCCAGGGTTCCTTTCGCGCTTCAGTCTCCCGCTCTCCCTTCCTTTGCGCAACCGAAATCGCAACGTCACCGACTTTCATATTCGTGCCGAAGAACCCCACCGTCGATACAGCGCTGGCGACAATGTTCGTGGAgctgtcgtcatcgtcatcgtgaAACCGGTCCGAATTACTCATCTGACTGTGTCGCTCCATGGCTATGTGCGCGTTCTCAAAGATCCAACCTCGGTCGCCAAGGCGCAAGGAACTATTGTGTTACCGCAAAACGGTGATGCGGCAAGGCCACGATATCACGGCAATGGTCTCGCAAGTCTTTTCCAGGACGAGCAAGTGCTGAGTGGTGAAGGGCGATTGGAGCCAGGCAGATATGAGTTCGGGTTCGACCTTTTGTTTCCCGACAAGGGACTGCCAAGCAGTATTGAT TTCGAGCGAGGAACGGTTTCCTACATGGTTACAGCGACGCTAACGCGACCAACCTCGATTGCCCCAACGTCATCATGCGAAAGGAAGGTGATGCTAGTAGAAAACGTTGATGTTGGGTTACTACACACTCCTAGACCGCGCACCATCTTCCTCGAACCAATCTCGAAACGAAACAGGAGGAGAAAGTCCATGGTAATAGACAAGTCGTCTGCCGCCCACTCAGAGATCAACGAAGTCAATACGGGGCACGAATTGACAGAAACGCCGACCGAAGACTACCGTGAACACACCACAGATCCCAGGAGTCCAATTCAAAGTGATTTGCGAAGCGAAGTCAGCGGGGAAAGCGGTGTCAGCAACAGCACAAGCCTAAGTAGACCGGAAGTTCCATTATCCCAAGTAGGGACACTCACATCAGCCAAGCAACAAGCTGTAGACAAGAAGACAATCACGGCGACGGTTGAGCTACTGAAAGGTGGTTGCTTACCAGGCGATGCTATATCCGTGCGAGTCACGGTCCAACACACCAAGAGAGTCAAGAGCATGACGGGGGTGATTGTGACGTTACTTAGGCAAGGTAAAATCGACAGCAATCCGCCAAAAGCTTTCTTCGACGAATCTATGAGCCAGGAAGATATAGCTCGTATAGATAAGGACGATGTGTTTCCGCGATCCAGAACAGGTCTCGGAGGATTGTCGTTGACATCTTCGAGTTCGACAAGCATCTTCCGCAAGGACCTCGATCAGAACATAGCACCACTCATTATTGATCCCAACACCATGCAAACATCGgtcactgtcactgtcaAGTTACCCGACGATTCGTTCCCGACAATCAAGGGTGTTCCTGGAGAAATGATCAGCTTCAAGTACCTGGTTGAGGTGGTTGTTGACCTGGGTGGAAGACTGTCGACTCAGATGCAAACAGGCCCAGCTAGATTCGGAGCCTACGGCCATGGAAGCACGGACAATAACACGTACGGTCCAAGGAGAGGAGCAAACATCGCAGACACTTCGCAGATGCGCCACGAAAAGGGGGTAATCGCGGTGTCAATGGAGACGGTTGTGGGCACCTCGGATTCATCACGCGGCAGGAAAAAGTCGAGGGCATCACCGACATCACGAAGCGTGCAGATCCTTGAAAGTGACGAAGAGGAGGTGATCGGACAAGAGCCAAACTACGGCGAAGGACCTGCTCTCGAACACTATCCAGGCAATGGGCCAACTTCTCCTGCTGGTTATTTCTCGCCGCACACTAATGGTAGTCGACTTCCTTCGATTCCCTCACATCCGCCACAGCCTTATTCACAAGTACCTCCCTTGCCGGTTTCGTCGCATTCACGTGGCTTCTCTGGATCAAGTAGCAACGGTTTTGGGTCTTCCTCAGCAGCTCCTTCATATATTCCTCCTCCTGAAATACAGAATCAGAACAATCTAtcagaaaaggaaaggatcCGGCAGGCCGAGACACGGCTGTTGCCAAGCCAACCTCCAGTGGCAGGCCCATCAAGGAGTCCAAatcaagatgatgaagatataTACGACGCAGAGGATACGCCTCGGGTTCCGGATCTGGGTGCCGGGTTTGATCTGAGTATGCCCAGTGCCCCCAGTGCCCCAGAGGCAGGCCCCTCGGCACCAACagaagatgatgttgagtTGGCAGCAGTACCGTCGTCTGGAGTTGCGGAGGATAAGCAGGAACTCGAAAGACGACGGCTACTGAACGAAGCCAGTGCTCCCCCAGATGTTCCTGAGGATATGCAACGAAGAAGAATTGATGGTCCCTCGACGGAAGTGGACACCGAAGCTGAAGGCAGCGCACCGAGCGCACCTAGCGCACCTTTAGTTGATGATTATGATGAGTTCCCTGGATATGGCTCTGGCTCAGGACCTTCCAGTGGTTCGAGACATGGCGGGGGAGAACAGTTGCCAGCGTACCAAAGATGA